The genomic stretch CACAGTTAATTATCACGACGCCGTTTTTCATTTTGTCAAATTCTTTAGCTGTTATAGCAGGACCTTCAGATTTGATTAAAGGCATGTGCATAGAAATAAAGTCTGAATTTGCCAAAACTTCGTCTTTTGTCACTAACTTAACATTCAAATCTGTTTCCTTAACAAATGGGTCGAAAGCAATAACATTCATACCCAAACCCAAAGCGCGCTTTGCAGTTTCTTTGCCAATGTTGCCAAAACCAAAGAAACCAATAGTTTTGCCGGTAAGTTCAAACCCTTTGGCGTAATCTTTCTTTGGCCATTGACCTTGTCTCATTGCAGTGTTGCTGAGATTGATGAATCTGGCAACCGAGAACATATGTGCAATCGCTAATTCCGCTACCGAAATTGAAGATGCACCCGGAGTATTGAGCACGGGAATTCCTTTTTCTTTAGCATAAACTACGTCAATGTTGTCCAAACCAACACCACCACGAGCTATGCACTTTAAATTTACACCTCTGTCAATTACATCTTTAGTTACCTTCGTTGCACTTCTAACAATAATAGCATCATAATCTTTAATGTTTTCTAATAATTCTTCCGGAGTGTACTTTTGGTCAACAACTTCATGCCCGGCATTTGATAAAATGTCAAATCCTTGTTTGGATAATCCGTCTGCAATTAAAATTCTCATGATTTTACCTTAATAAAATTTCATAAATAGTTTTTGCTTTTCGCAAAACAACCTAATTCAAACTTAATTAAAAAAAAATTCATAAAAAAGCAGAGTTGAAATGTTCACTTCATATTCTTGTGGAATTTTAGTAAATTTGAATTTACACGTGTGATAAAATTAAATTATTTAAAACTAAATTATGAACAAGATGAAGAAGAATCCTAAATCAAAGACTAAGAAAAAGGCTGAAATTCGCAATCAATACGACTTCTCGACACTAATCGGGTTTATCGTACTTATTGTATTGCCATTAGCAATATTTTGGTACTCTACAGATTTAGGTCTATCAGGCTTTGATGATGATGTTATACTTGAGAATGCCAAGCAAATCAATGGCATTGGCAATTATGAGGAGGCATTCAAACGAGACGCCTTTTTGAAATATGGTTCCGGCGACTTCTACCGACCGCTCCAATCACTCAGTTATCTGTTGGATTCAACAATAGGCAATAATAGTAACTTTGTGTATCACCTCAGTAATCTCATTTATCATATCATATTTTGCCTTGTACTATTTGTATTATTGCTCAAACTCAAAATTGACCGTTACATTGCATTTGGCTTCAGTCTCCTTTATTCGATTCACCCATTCTTTGTCCATACAGTTGTGTGGATTCCGTCAAGAGGTGATATTTTGTTAGCAATTTTTGCGGTTGTTTCGCTGATATTCTATATCAACTTTCTCGAAAAGCGGAATTATGTGTATTTGGTGCTGAATGTAATAGCATTTTTGTTTGCAATTTTTTCCAAAGAGACTGCATTGCTTTCAATTGGAGTATTTACTGCATATTATTTTATTGAATCAAAATATGACTTCAAATCTTTTCTAAAGCCACGTTACTTGCTGGGATTGGCGTTTTGGATAGCAGTAGTTGTTTTCTACATCTGGTTTAGGACTTTGATGATAGGATTCAATCCGGGAGATTCAAATTTTAAAATATCAAACTTCTTTCTGAATATTTCGACTATTCCCGAGTTTTTCGGTAAGTTTTTAGTGCCTATTAATCTGACCCCAATGGCTGATATGACATTGCCAGTGACTGCAATCGGAGTCATCGGATTTGTAGCGTCATTTATAATGTTGATACTAAATAAGGAATCCGATAAAAAGTTATATTTGATGGGATTAGTGTGGTTTTTAGCATTCACATTGCCGCCTATGCTCTACCGCCAATCAACCGACTCATTCACATTTTCTTACCTCGAGCACCGTGCTTATTTGCCCGTTGTCGGACTTGTAATGATTTTAGCTTCTATCATTCCGATGAAAGAATTTTACAAAAATTTGAAAACGATAATACCAATTTTTTTGCTCGTAGTAGCCGGATTTGCATATTACTCAAATAATCATGGAAAACTCTACGATAATCCAATTTCATTTTATTCTTACATAATCGAAAAATCAGACAATATACTTTCAGCATTCAATAATCGTGGCAACTATTTGATGAGACAAGGAAAGCATAAAGAAGCATTGTTGGATTACAATATGGCTATTAGACAAAATCCTGATGCTTTTAACACATTGAATAATCGCGCAAACTGCTATTCAATTCTTGGAATGTTAGATTCATCATATAAAGATTATAAAAGAGCTTTGGAATTGAAACCCGAAGCCTACCAAATCAGGACAAATTTCGCCATGCTATTGCAAAAAAACAAAAGGTTTGAAGAATCGCTCGAACATCTCAATAAGGTTATCGAAGCGAATCCCAACTACACCCAAGCATACGGAGCAAGAGGATTGACTTACGGGAAACTAAAAAAATCTGAACTTGCTGTAAAAGATTTTGATAAAGCATTGGAATTTTACAAACACTCTGCTTTTACATTTTTCAATCGCGGTGTTGTAAAGTATGATTTGAATGATTTCGGAGGTGCATTGGCTGATTTTAACGAAGCTTTGAAATTAAAAGAAAAATATCCCGAAGCACTATATTTCCGCGGCGTGACGCTTATCAAATCTGCTCAAAATGACAAAGCAATGGAAGATTTGAATGCCGCTTTGGAACTACGTGAGTATTATCCTGAGGCATATTTCAATCGTGGAGTGCTTTTCGGCATGTATAAGGATTATAGCAAGGCTATCGATGATTTCAATTTGGCGCTCCAACAACATCATGACACCACTCTCACTCTTCGCCAAAGAGGAAAAGCACTATATGCCTACGGGAACAAAAATGCAGCTTGCCAGGATTGGGTAATTTCAATGCAAAGAGGCGATAGTATAAGTACAGATTTTTATACTCGAGCTTGTCAACCCAAGCAAATATCTAAAAAGTGACAGATTTCAAGTTTTTTGTGATTAAAAGTTAATAAAAACGCATTTTTATTGCTTATTATGCAATTAAATGATATTTTTGCGTAATGAAATTTGTAAAAATGCAATTAAAAATTGCTCAGTTGTAAAATAATTGGAGTTTAAAATGTCGAGTCATAATTTTTTTGCGGGTCCGGCAGTACTTCCGGAAGTAGTAGTAAAAGAAACAGCCGCTGCTTGTCTTGATTTCACAGGCAAGGGCATTGGCATAATGGAAATCAGCCACCGCTCAAAAGAGTTTGATGCTGTGATTAAGTCAGCTCAAACTGATTGTTTGAAAATATTAGGTTTAGATGCTGCTGATTACGCTGTACTCTTCCTTGGTGGCGGAGCAAGCACACAATTCATGATGATACCACAGAATTTTTTGAAAACTAAAGCTGATTATGTACTTACAGGAGTTTGGGCTGAAAAAGCTGCCAAAGAAGCAAAGCTTTTCGGTGAAGTCAATATAGCAGCGACTTCTAAAGAAGCTAATCACAATTATATCCCAAAGTCTTGGAATTTTCTACCTGATTCGGATTATGTGCATATCACAACAAACAATACAATTTTTGGTACAGAATGGAAAATTGACCCTGACACTGCAAATGTGCCACTCGTAGCCGATATGTCCTCTGATTTTTTGGCAATGCGTCGCGATTTCTCCAAGTATAGCTTGATTTATGCAGGTGCTCAAAAGAATATTGGTCCATCAGGCGTTACATTAGTTGTAATAAAGAAAGAATGGCTCGAAAAAGCCGGAAAATCGGGCATGCCAACTATGTTGAATTACAACACTCACGTAAAAGAAGAATCATTGTTCAACACTCCACCAACGCTACCGATTTTTGCAGTTGGACGCACATTCAAATGGATTGAAAGCATGGGTGGATTGGAAGCAATCGAAGCTCATAATATCAAAAAAGCAAATACAATTTACAATGTGATTGATGCTCATACTGATTTTTACAAGGGCGCAGTTGCTGATGCTTATGACAGGTCTTTGATGAACATTACTTGGAATTTGCCCACTCCGGAATTGGAAGACAAATTCATCAACGAAGCTAAACAACAGAATATGCTTGGTTTGAAGGGACATCGCTCAGTAGGAGGCATTCGTGCTTCTGTATATAATGCTTGTCCTATGGCATCTGTAGAAACTCTTGCTAAATTCATGGAAGATTTCTACAAGAACAACAAATAGTTTTAGATTAAATTACAAAAAATCCTTCCTTGGGCTTAATACCTAAGGAAGGATTTTTTTGTTCTCTTCTCAACAATCTTATATCATCTTCAATTCTTTGCCAACTTTGATGAAGGCTGCAATTGCTTTATCTAAATGTTGCTCGTCATGTGCGGCTGAAAGTTGAACACGGATTCTGTCTTTGCCGCGAGGAACCACTGGGAAGGAGAATGCGATTACGTAAATTCCTTCTTCGAGCATGCGATTCGCAAATTCAACTGCCAATGCTGAACAATTTTCGTATTTGCCGAACATTATCGGTGTAATAGGATGGACGCCGGGAATAATATCAAATCCTGCTTCGGTCATTTCCTTGCGGAATCTCGTAGTGTTTCTTTCCAATTTGTCGCGTAATTCTGTGCTTGCAGTCAATATTTCCAGACATTTCAATGTTGCTCCTACAATTGCCGGAGCTAATGTATTGCTGAACAAATAGGGGCGAGCCTTGTTTCTCATCCATTCGATAATTTCCTTTTTGCCGGAAATACAACCGCCGGAGGCGCCACCGAGTGCTTTGCCAAATGTGGTTGTGATGATGTCTATTCTACCCATTACATTCTTATGCTCGTGAGTTCCGCGTCCTGTTTTGCCCATAAAACCAGAAGCATGACATTCATCTACCATAACAAGTGCATCATATTTTTCAGCTAAATCGCAAATTTCATCCAAACGAGCTATATCGCCATCCATCGAAAATACGCCGTCTGTTGCGATAACTTTGAATCTGCAACCTTGTTCGTTAGCTTCAATCAAACATCTTTCCAAACCTTTCAAATCTTTTCCTGTTGCCGGGTCGAGTTCCTCAATATTTCTCATGTCGCTATGCTTATAAACCCATCTTTTAGCCTTGGAAAGTCTGATTCCGTCAATAATTGAAGCATGATTGAGTGCATCGGTAATGATTGCGTCATCAGGTCCGAATAGCGGCTCGAACACAGCACCATTTGCATCGAAAGCAGCACAAAATAAGATTGTGTCTTCTGTACCGAGAAACTCGGAAACTTTCTGCTCTAATTCTTTGTGAATATCTTGGGTACCGCAGATAAATCTAACTGATGATAATCCGTAACCGCGATAGTCTATCATTTCGTGAGCCGCTTTTATCAATTCGGGATGAGATGACAATCCAAGGTAATTGTTCGCACAAAAATTAAGTACTTTCTTGCCACCGACAACGATTTCGGCTGCTTGAGGACTCTCGATAATTCTTTCGCTTTTGTAAAGTTTTTGTTCTCTAAGTGATTGCAATTCTTGATTTAAAAATTCTTTCATTTGACCATACATAAAATTCACCTAATTAAATATTGTTAATAATTTGATTTCAAAATTTTCTAAAAATACGAAATTCACACGAGAAATTAACACCAAATTGCATAAAAAATATAATTAATGTGCATGGCTATTCGTTATTGCTACTTTACTATTATTCAAACGGACATTTACATGATGAAGTATATTCTTTTGGTGCTGATTGCAATTTTGTTTAGTGCTTGTGGCGAAGAAAACGTTACAAATAATTATATCGGATACGACCGCACTTTTGTTTTGATTACCGATTACGACAGAAGTAGCGAATTAGTCATGAGCTTGTCCGGAATCGTAAATAAAGAATTTCCCAATGTCAAGTTCGAATATATTCAAACCAGAAATTTTGACGTAGCCCAAGCTGCATACGTTTTGGAACAAGCAAAAAAGAATTATCCTATCAATACAGTATTTTTGTCAACTGTTGACGATGGTGATTCTGACAGAAATATCATTTTCAAAGTCGGCGAACAAGCCTTTATTTTGCCGGATAATGGATTAGCATCGAGGATTTTGGCAAAATATACTCATGGCGAAATCAGATATATTGACAATATGCTTCTATTCGATGGCAAACACAAGAGCATTGATGATGTCACCTTCTTTGAAATTTACAATTCATCGCTGAGAACTATACTTTCCAACGCTCCTCTTGACAAATTCGGCTCAGTTTGTACCGAACCAAGTCTTAGACCGGTTTATGAGGCTTACCTCAATGGAGGCAATGTAATAGGGCAGAGTCTGTATATTGACAATATCGGCAACGTGGAAACTAATATTTCAAGTGAGTTATTGGCGGGTATTGAACTTGGTTCGATTTTGAAAGTTCAAGCAGGTGGCAGTACATTTTTCGCACGATGGTCAACTACTTTTTCGAGTGTTCCTGTTGGGGCGAATGTTGCATTGCTTGATGCCGACAATAAATTAATCCTTGCTGTGAATTTTGGAAATATGTCTGAGAAATATAATTTGAATGCCGGAGATACAATACAAATCTCAGCTGCGAATATTAAAGTTGGATTTTTGAGATACAATATGTCCGAAATTTCAGGTAATATAGTTCAAGGAACTAAAAATAGTATGCAAGAGTTCGGATTGATTAGCGGCAAAAATGTCGAATATATTGAGAAAAATGCAAATGGAGATGCTTCGAGATTGCCAATGTTATGTAAAGAATTGGTTGATTTGAATTGCGATATTATCATTCCTGTTTCCACATCTGCCTCAAAAGCGGCTGTTGATTACACTCCTGCAAATATTCCTGTTGTCTATACTTATGTAACGTCGCCCGAGTTTGCCGGAATACTTAATGCGCGTGAGAATGTAACCGGATTGTCGGATGCAACCAATTTTGATGATTACTTGAAATTTGTAAAAGAATTATTCCCCAATTTGACCAAAGCTGGCAGAATGTATAATCCGAACGAAGCAAATTCGCAATATGCACAACAAAAACTTACTTCATTATCTGTACTATACGGATTGGAATTTACAAGTGAAATTATAGAAGATATTAGTCAAATCACTCCGGCTTTGTCAGTTTTAGAAAAGCTACAAATCAATACAATCTTAATCGCCGCCGACAATACAATAAATTTGGGGATGAAGGATTTATCCCAGAATGCAATTGTGAAAAATATGTATGTAGTTGGCGATTCACGAGAAAACGTTGAAGATGGAGCTCTCGGTGGCGTTTCGGTCGATTACGCTCAAT from Candidatus Kapaibacterium sp. encodes the following:
- a CDS encoding D-2-hydroxyacid dehydrogenase — encoded protein: MMRILIADGLSKQGFDILSNAGHEVVDQKYTPEELLENIKDYDAIIVRSATKVTKDVIDRGVNLKCIARGGVGLDNIDVVYAKEKGIPVLNTPGASSISVAELAIAHMFSVARFINLSNTAMRQGQWPKKDYAKGFELTGKTIGFFGFGNIGKETAKRALGLGMNVIAFDPFVKETDLNVKLVTKDEVLANSDFISMHMPLIKSEGPAITAKEFDKMKNGVVIINCARGGVIAEKDLLDALNSGKVKAAGIDVFENEPCTEAQLELINHPKVSVTPHIGAQTVEAQDRVGIEIAEKVVNALKN
- a CDS encoding tetratricopeptide repeat protein, with translation MKKNPKSKTKKKAEIRNQYDFSTLIGFIVLIVLPLAIFWYSTDLGLSGFDDDVILENAKQINGIGNYEEAFKRDAFLKYGSGDFYRPLQSLSYLLDSTIGNNSNFVYHLSNLIYHIIFCLVLFVLLLKLKIDRYIAFGFSLLYSIHPFFVHTVVWIPSRGDILLAIFAVVSLIFYINFLEKRNYVYLVLNVIAFLFAIFSKETALLSIGVFTAYYFIESKYDFKSFLKPRYLLGLAFWIAVVVFYIWFRTLMIGFNPGDSNFKISNFFLNISTIPEFFGKFLVPINLTPMADMTLPVTAIGVIGFVASFIMLILNKESDKKLYLMGLVWFLAFTLPPMLYRQSTDSFTFSYLEHRAYLPVVGLVMILASIIPMKEFYKNLKTIIPIFLLVVAGFAYYSNNHGKLYDNPISFYSYIIEKSDNILSAFNNRGNYLMRQGKHKEALLDYNMAIRQNPDAFNTLNNRANCYSILGMLDSSYKDYKRALELKPEAYQIRTNFAMLLQKNKRFEESLEHLNKVIEANPNYTQAYGARGLTYGKLKKSELAVKDFDKALEFYKHSAFTFFNRGVVKYDLNDFGGALADFNEALKLKEKYPEALYFRGVTLIKSAQNDKAMEDLNAALELREYYPEAYFNRGVLFGMYKDYSKAIDDFNLALQQHHDTTLTLRQRGKALYAYGNKNAACQDWVISMQRGDSISTDFYTRACQPKQISKK
- the serC gene encoding 3-phosphoserine/phosphohydroxythreonine transaminase; the encoded protein is MSSHNFFAGPAVLPEVVVKETAAACLDFTGKGIGIMEISHRSKEFDAVIKSAQTDCLKILGLDAADYAVLFLGGGASTQFMMIPQNFLKTKADYVLTGVWAEKAAKEAKLFGEVNIAATSKEANHNYIPKSWNFLPDSDYVHITTNNTIFGTEWKIDPDTANVPLVADMSSDFLAMRRDFSKYSLIYAGAQKNIGPSGVTLVVIKKEWLEKAGKSGMPTMLNYNTHVKEESLFNTPPTLPIFAVGRTFKWIESMGGLEAIEAHNIKKANTIYNVIDAHTDFYKGAVADAYDRSLMNITWNLPTPELEDKFINEAKQQNMLGLKGHRSVGGIRASVYNACPMASVETLAKFMEDFYKNNK
- a CDS encoding glycine C-acetyltransferase, which produces MYGQMKEFLNQELQSLREQKLYKSERIIESPQAAEIVVGGKKVLNFCANNYLGLSSHPELIKAAHEMIDYRGYGLSSVRFICGTQDIHKELEQKVSEFLGTEDTILFCAAFDANGAVFEPLFGPDDAIITDALNHASIIDGIRLSKAKRWVYKHSDMRNIEELDPATGKDLKGLERCLIEANEQGCRFKVIATDGVFSMDGDIARLDEICDLAEKYDALVMVDECHASGFMGKTGRGTHEHKNVMGRIDIITTTFGKALGGASGGCISGKKEIIEWMRNKARPYLFSNTLAPAIVGATLKCLEILTASTELRDKLERNTTRFRKEMTEAGFDIIPGVHPITPIMFGKYENCSALAVEFANRMLEEGIYVIAFSFPVVPRGKDRIRVQLSAAHDEQHLDKAIAAFIKVGKELKMI
- a CDS encoding SAM-dependent chlorinase/fluorinase, yielding MMKYILLVLIAILFSACGEENVTNNYIGYDRTFVLITDYDRSSELVMSLSGIVNKEFPNVKFEYIQTRNFDVAQAAYVLEQAKKNYPINTVFLSTVDDGDSDRNIIFKVGEQAFILPDNGLASRILAKYTHGEIRYIDNMLLFDGKHKSIDDVTFFEIYNSSLRTILSNAPLDKFGSVCTEPSLRPVYEAYLNGGNVIGQSLYIDNIGNVETNISSELLAGIELGSILKVQAGGSTFFARWSTTFSSVPVGANVALLDADNKLILAVNFGNMSEKYNLNAGDTIQISAANIKVGFLRYNMSEISGNIVQGTKNSMQEFGLISGKNVEYIEKNANGDASRLPMLCKELVDLNCDIIIPVSTSASKAAVDYTPANIPVVYTYVTSPEFAGILNARENVTGLSDATNFDDYLKFVKELFPNLTKAGRMYNPNEANSQYAQQKLTSLSVLYGLEFTSEIIEDISQITPALSVLEKLQINTILIAADNTINLGMKDLSQNAIVKNMYVVGDSRENVEDGALGGVSVDYAQLAMETGISAISVLLGIKADDIAVKYLPTTQIYLNKKTAQALNFTFSDDLLNKASYIVE